GCCGGGCGTGGCGGTGAACCTCTCGACCCGGGTGCAGCGGTTCGATTTCGCCAGCGAGGTGTTCGACGCCGCGATCTATTTCGGCGAACCGGACTGGCCCGGCACCGGACAGCTGAAACTGTTCGACGAGCGGGTGACGGCCTGCGCCTCGGCGCGGTTCATCGCCGCGCATGACCTGTCGGAGCCGGCGAAACTGGCCCGGCTGCCGATCCTCTATCTGGAATCGCGCCCCACTGCCTGGCCCGACTGGTTCGCCGCCCATGGCGTCACCACCGAGACGGGCGAGGGGATGCTGATGGATCAGTTCTCGATGATGATTCAGGCGGCGATCTCGGATATCGGCATTGCGCTTCTGCCCGACTATCTCGCGCAGATCGAGATTGCCGAGGGAAGGCTGCTGCCGATCCACCGGCAGGCGGTGCCGATGCGCGGTGCCTATTGGCTGGTCTGGCCCGAGGAGCGCAGGGATT
This region of Paracoccus zhejiangensis genomic DNA includes:
- a CDS encoding LysR family transcriptional regulator, with the translated sequence MRPRRFLPSIRLLLALDAVVRHRSVTAAAAELDLTQSTVSRLILSLEEQLGKELFTRQKKRLIPNAAALTYQRDIARALDMIQKASTSVVANPDGGTISLAALPTFATRWLGPRLGQFLQQSPGVAVNLSTRVQRFDFASEVFDAAIYFGEPDWPGTGQLKLFDERVTACASARFIAAHDLSEPAKLARLPILYLESRPTAWPDWFAAHGVTTETGEGMLMDQFSMMIQAAISDIGIALLPDYLAQIEIAEGRLLPIHRQAVPMRGAYWLVWPEERRDFAPLIAFRNWLERQLAEGV